The Acidobacteriota bacterium DNA window CGTATAGTCGCGATGTAAATCGATCCGGCACGTTCGACAGACAGCGGGACCACACCGGGGGATGCATTGGACCTCGACAGGTACACGAGAAGAATAGTCGTCACCGGCGGGGCCGGTTTCATCGGTTCCAACCTCCTGCTGTACTTGGTGGCGAAGTGTCCGGACTACCTGTTTATCAACGTTGACTGCCTGACGTACGCGGCGAACCTGGGCAATCTGGCCTCCATCGAGAATCTCCCCAATTACCGCTTCGAGAGAATCGATATCCGCGACTATCCCCGGATTCAGGACTGCTTTGAGCGGTATCGAGTCGACAGCCTGATCCACCTGGCCGCCGAGTCACACGTTGATCGGTCCATCATCGGGCCGGCGCCGTTTATTGACACGAACATAGTGGGGACGTTCAACCTGCTCGAGGCGGCCCGTCGCCGTCTCGGCCAGACGGGCAGTTTCCGTTTTCACCACGTTTCCACCGATGAGGTTTTCGGCTCACTGGGTCCTGAGGGTTACTTTTCGGAACAGAGCGCGTACGGCCCGAACTCCCCGTATTCGGCGTCGAAAGCGGCCGCCGACCACCTCGTGCGGGCATATCACCGGACGTACGGTCTTGATACGGTCACGACGAATTGTTCGAACAACTACGGGCCTTTCCAGTTTCCGGAGAAACTGATTCCGCTCATGATTCGTAATGCCGGGGCCGGCCAGCCGCTGCCGGTGTACGGCGATGGCGAGCACGTCCGTGACTGGCTGTACGTGGTCGATCATTGCGAGGCGCTTGACCTGGTGTTTCACCGCGGTGAGACGGGTCAGACCTACACGATCGGCGGGCAGTGTGAAATCCGGAACATCGACATGGTTCGCAGGATCTGCCGCATACTTGACGAGAAACTCGGCGGCGGCCCCCGGGAGGATCTCATAACCCTGGTCAAAGACCGTCCGGGCCATGACCGCCGCTATGCGATCGATCCTTCACGGGTGCAGCGCGAACTGGGCTGGACGGCCCGTGTCGGGCTTGACGAGGGCCTGCGCCGGACGGTTCAGTGGTACGTTGATAATGCCGACTGGCTGCAACGGTGTGTCAGCGGCGAATACCGCAAGTACTATGACATGATGTATTCAGATCGCTGAGGACGTCGATGGCGGGTGCGATAAAGAAGGGAATCATTCTGGCCGGCGGCAGCGGCACGCGGCTGTATCCCGTGACGCAGGTTGCCTGCAAGCAACTGATGCCGATCTACGACAAGCCCATGGTTTTCTATCCGCTCTCCACCCTGATGCTTTTCGGCATAACCGAGATTCTCGTCATTTCGACACCGGCCGACATCAGGCGCTTTGAAAACCTGCTTGGCGACGGCAGCCGCCTCGGCCTGAGGATTTCCTACGCTGTGCAACCGGAGCCGGCGGGGATAGCCCAGGCGTTCCTTATCGGCGAGGAATTCATCGGCCGCGATCCGGTGGCGCTGATCCTCGGTGACAACATATTCTATGGGGTTTACGATTTCCTGCGCCAGGCACGTGACTTCTCGGAAGGTGCGATGGTATTCGGTTACTACGTGAAAGATCCGGAACGTTACGGGGTGATCGGGTTTGACGAGCAGGGTCGGGCTGTTTCGATTGAGGAGAAACCCGTCCGGCCGAAATCGAACTATGCCGTTACGGGCCTGTACCTTTACGACTCCGAGGTAGTGTCAATTGCCAGAGGCCTGCGGCCGTCATCGCGCGGTGAGTTGGAGATCACCGACGTCAACCGGGCCTACCTGCAGCGGGGCAGGTTAAAGGTCGTCAGGCTGGGGCGCGGTATTGCGTGGCTTGACACCGGCACCCACGAGAGCATGCTCGAGGCCGGCAACTTCATCGCGACGATCGAAAAACGGCAGGGGCAGAAGATCGCCTGTACCGAGGAAATCGCCTATCGCATGGGCTACATTGACCGCACGCATATGATGAAAATCATCAACGACATGGCCGACAACAGCTACCGCGGCTACCTGCTGGGGGTGATCAAAGAAGTCGATGGCGACGGCTGGTAAACTGCTCGTCACGGGCAGCAAGGGGCAACTGGGGCGCGATCTCGTGCGGCTGTTGTCTCCTGCCGGCGAAGTGATCGGAGTTGATCTGGGCGACGTGGATGTTTGTGACAGGGGAGGGATTATCAGCCTGGTCGAGTCCGTACGACCGGACGTTGTCCTTCATGCCGCGGCCTGCACCGACGTGGACGCCTGTGAAACGAACCGCGACCTGGCCTTTGCAGTCAACCAGGAAGGGACGCGTAACGTGGCCCTGGCCTGCCGGGAGACCGGCGCCGAACTGGTCTACTACTCGACGGACTACGTCTTCGACGGCGAGAAGGGCAGCCCGTACACCGAGGACGATACTCCCAATCCGCTCAACGTTTACGGTCGCAGCAAGCTGGCCGGGGAAGAGGCCGTTCGCGAAACCCTTGATCGTTTTGCCATTCTCCGCGTGGCCTGGATGTACGGCCGGTATGGGAAGAACTTCGTCAAGACGATGCTTGAACTCGGCGGGCGGCAGCGGACAACAGCGGAACGCGGCGGCGAGCCAGAGCCACTCAGGGTCGTCGACGATCAGATGGGCAACCCGACGTGGACGGAAGAGGTTGTGCGTCAGACACGGGAGGTAGTCAGGCATCGGCTGACCGGGATTTTCCATGCGACGGCCGAGGGGGAAGTGTCCTGGTATCAACTTGCGGTGGACGTATTTTCGCTGTTGCGGCAACCGGTGCAGGTAATTCCGTCTACTACGGCGGAGTACCCTCGTCCGGCGGTGCGTCCAAAGCGCTCCTCGCTGGAGAACGCTCGCCTGAAGGCTGCCGGGTTGAACGTGATGCGCCACTACCGGATTGCGCTGGAGGAATTCGTCGGCCGCTACGGCCGGGAGCTATGGTCATGAAGTGTGATATCGACGGCGTTATTATTCGAAAGCTGACGTTGCACCACGACGGGCGAGGCTGGCTGACGGAACTTTTCCGCCGCGACGAGCTCGATCCGGAGGTATTTCCCGCCATGGGATACGTGTCCATGACCAGACCGGGGGTGGCCCGGGGTCCGCACGAGCATACCGACCAGGCGGACCTGTTCTGCTTTATCGGGCCCTCGACCTTTCGCCTCTACCTGTGGGATAACCGGCCGGGCTCACCGAGTTTCGGGGACAGGTTCTGTATCGATATCGGACAGGACAATCCTGCCGCCGTTGTCGTGCCTGCGGGGGTGGTCCATGCCTACAAGAATATCGGGGAGGCGGACGGCCTGGTTTACAATGCGCCGAACAGGCTGTATGGCGGCGCCGGCGGAGGCGAGCCGGTCGATGAGATCAGACACGAAGATGATCCGATGACGTCGTTCAAGCTGGACGACTGATCCGGAGGGCGTATCCGTAACCGGGGGCTGATTTTGGTTGATAATCGGCGGCCTTGAGGTTAGGTTGGTCACTCAGCCGGCGGCCCGGTACGCCCCGGAGCGGCCGCGCTTTCCGGCAGCCCACGGAATTGTATGGACGACGCATATACGAAGACAGAGTGCTTTATCAACGCCCGCTTTCTGACGCAGCCGACCACGGGCGTGCAGCGGGTGGGTATGGAACTGGTCAAGGCTCTCGATGAGATTCTGGACGGTGACGAGGAAGTTTCGCGGCGGTTCGCCTTTACGATGCTCGCGCCGAAGAACGTCCGCCACCGAACCGAGTTCAAGCACATCCCGCTGCGGTGCGTGGGGACGTTTAGCGGCCATCTCTGGGAGCAACTCGAACTTCCATGGTACACGCGCAACCGAATGCTCATTAACCTGTGTAACGTCGCTCCCCTGGTGAAGCGCAACCAGGCGGTGACGATTCATGACGCCATCGTCTTTGCCGTACCGGGGACCTGTTCAGTAGCGTTCCGGACGTGGTACCGGCTGCTGATCCCGCGACTGGCCAGGTTCAGCCGGGTGCTGGTGACGGACTCGGAGTTCTCCCGGAGGGAGCTGGCCGGGTACACGCACGTTTCAGCAGACAGGTTCGAGATTATCTCGTTGGGCAGGGAGCATATAGGAGCCGTGGAAGCCGACGAAACGATTCTGGAGGCAATCCCGAATTCGGACAGACCGTTCCTTCTTGCCGTCAGCAGCCTGAGCCCGCACAAGAATTTTCGGTCGCTCGTGCGCGCCGTCGAACTGCTGGAAGATCAGCAGTTCAGCATTGTGATCGCCGGTGGCACGAACCGGCGGGTTTTCAGCCGCGAACGTCTTGCCATGCCGGCATCGGCCGTTTCCCTGGGTTACGTGTCGGACGGCGCCCTGCGCGCGCTGTACGAGCACGCCGCCGGGTTTGTGTATCCGTCCGTGTACGAGGGTTTTGGCCTGCCGCCCGTCGAGGCAATGGCCTGCGGCTGTCCGGTAATAGTCTCGTCAATCCCTCCTTTGAGGGAGGTCTGTGGTGATGCCGCACTATACTGCGATCCTCATGATCCGCGGGATATCGCGGCCAGGATGACCGAGTTGATGAGCGACAGCCGGCTGCGCGAGCGGCTTATAGAGAAGGGTTACGAGCGGGCCGGCAGGTACAGTTGGCGGCAGGCAGCCGTGCGGTACCTGAACGTGCTGTCTCGGGCCATGGGATGCCCGGCACACGGAGCCGTGAGCGTAAAGGGATAGAGCGACTTTCCGGTCGACCGGGTCGGTCGCATCGGACGAACCGTTTACCGTAGAGATGAGCAATGCAGGGACGCGCTTCATTTGACACCGGCGACAACTCGCCTCGCCACGGCGCCGACTCCCGTGCCGTGTCTGAGATGGGTAAGGTAAGGCCGGGTTCGGTCGGTGGCACGGCCCTGGTTCTTCTCACGTGCGACCCCGGTGACGGCCTGGCTGCCTGGCTGACATCGCTCGGCTCACAGACCATCAAGCCGGACCGGCTCCTGCTGATAGACTCGTCGTCGGATGACGGCACGGTTGGGAAAGCGCGGGCCGCGGGCTTTGAGGTTGTGATCATTGCCCGGGAGGATTTCAGCCACGGAGGGACGCGACAGGCGGCGGTCGAAATGATTCCTGACGCCGACGTGATCATCTTCCTGACCCAGGATGCCGTGCTGGTGCATCCGAAGTCACTGGAGCTGTTAATCGAGCGATTTGCCGATCCGAAGGTCGGCGCCGCGTACGGCCGCCAGTTGCCCCGCCCGGGAGCGGGCCCCATTGAAGCCCATGCGCGCCTGTTCAACTACCCGAGCCGAAGCGCCGTCCGGGATGCACAAGACATTCCTCGGCTGGGGATAAAGACGTCGTTCATATCCAACTCGTTTGCCGCCTGGCGCCGAGCCGCCCTCCTGGAGGTCAAGGGATTCCCTTCGCATACAATCCAGAACGAAGATACGTATGTCGCCTCCAAAATGATCCTGGGCGGTTGGAAAGTAGCCTACGTGGCCGAGGCCACGGTCTACCATTCTCACCGACACGGATACCGGGAAGAGTTCAGGCGGTATTTCGACATCGGTGTATTTCATGCGCGAGATCCCTGGATCCGCAGGGCGTTCGGCAACGCCGAGGGTGAAGGCTTCCGCTATGTCAGGTCGGAGTTGAAATACGTCGGGAAACGCAGGAGATGGGCGATTGCGCCGGCGCTCCTGCGCACCGGCCTGAAGCTGGCAGGCTACAAGCTGGGCAATTTCGAGGCGTACCTTCCCGGGTGGGCTAAGGGGTATCTGAGCAAGAACGAGCAGTACTGGCGGAAAGGGGCTCGGCGTGGGTAGCTGCGTGATTTTCGGCGGCGCCGGATTCGTCGGCACACACCTGACAAAGCGTTTCCTTGAGACGGGCAGGTTCTCGCGGATTCACATTGCCGATATAGCGCCCACTGACCTCGACACCCTGCCGGGAGTGACTTCCTCGAGGACTGACGTCCGTGAGCCTATCCCGCGCGATCTGGTACCGGATTCGCCCGCCTGGATATTCAACCTTGCGGCCGTTCACAGGGAGCCCGGGCACGAGGACTACGAATACTTCGAAACCAATCTTGCCGGGGCCAGAAACGTCTGTGCGTACGCCGAGGCGCTGAGCTGCCGAAACATCTACTTCACCAGCAGTATCTCGGTCTACGGGCCGACTTCGCGGCCGACGACCGAGGACTCGCCCATCCGTCCGGTGACACCATACGGTGCCTCCAAGTATCCCGCGGAACTGATCCACGAGGTGTGGAGAGGATCCCGGCCGGGGCAGCGTTTGCTTATTTCGCGCCCGGGCGTCTTGTACGGTCCGGGTGATCCGGGCAACATTATGCGGATGATCCGGGCGATCAAGAAAGGGTATTTTGCCTTTCCCGGCTCCAGTAAGATTTTCAAGTCGTACGGGTACATCTACGGCTTTGTGGACAGCGTTGAATTCATGATGGATCAGTCAGTTGACCTCATACGGTACAACTACGTCGAGTTTCCGACCCAGAGTCTGGGTGGCCTGGTGCGCGCCGTCAAGGATCATTGCCGCGCCCGGGCGGTGGTGTTTTCCATCCCGCTGTGGGTTCTGCTGCCCGTTTCGAAACTCGTTCAGCGCCTGTTCGGGTTCCGTAATCCCATTCACCCCGTGCGAGTGAAGAAAGCTGCCACACCCACGCACATTGTCCCGCAGGTGCTTCGCGACATGGGCTTTGCATTTCGTTATGCGTTTGCCGAATCTCTGAAACACTGGCAGACGGTGGCGGGCGAGGATTTCGGGTTGGGAACGGATGCAACCAGGCCGGTCGGACGACTGCGCTTCCTGACCAGATCGGGTCGGGCCGGGGCGGCGGCCGAACCGAACAAACCGGTCGAGCCGGCGCGGCTGTCCGACCCGCAGGAGAAATCGACGCCGGCCGAATGACAGCGTGATCGGGGGCGTGTCAGGCCGGCCCTGCAAGCTGGCACTGACGGTTTCTTGTTGACTTGTGAGTTCCCCCACAAATACATTTGGGCTGCTAAACAAAAGCCGTGATATTCTCTGAGGATTGCAATCTGCGCAAGTGAAACACCTCTGGCCGGCTGCAGCGTGAGCCTGCGGCCAAACCGGCTGGGTGCGGCGTTGGCGCGGGTTTGACAGCACAAGGAAGCGCACGTAGTGACATTGGCCGGTCCAGAAACAGCCCCGAGTCGCAGTTATTCACGTGTACGGGGCGTTCCACCCGGCTGCCGGCGCTCGGGGCGCTCGCCCCGGCCGTCTCAGGGACCACGGATCTGCCGTCCGCCGGTCCCGCGAAGCTCCTCTTTTCGTTCGCCCGGATTGTCCGGGACGGTGTTACCCCCATCATTTAGAAAAGCTCATCCGCAATGGGGATAGTCGCGCAGCTCAAAGGGGAACTCAAGGATGAGAAGAAGAAGCGCCTGCTCGAGAACTACTTCTCGCTGTCGTTGCTTCAGGGGGTCAACTATCTTCTCCCGCTTGTAACGCTGCCTTATCTGGTTCGCGTCCTCGGGGCGGAGAAGTACGGGCTGGTCATGTTCGCCAACGCCTTTATACAGTATTTTGTGATTCTCACCGACTTCGGGTTCAATATCTCCGCAACCCGGGAGATTGCCGTCCACCGGGAAGATCAGCAGAAAATCTCGGAGATTTTCTGTAGCGTGATCATCCTGAAAACCTGCTTTCTGGTGGTGGCGCTCGGCCTGATGTCGCTTTTCGTGTTTTCATTCGCCAAGTTTCGGGGTGACTGGCTGCTGTACGTTCTGACGTTCGGGATAGTCCTCGGCCAGACGTATTTTCCGGTCTGGTTCTTCCAGGGTATGGAGAAGATGAAGTTCATCACGCTGCTCAACATCACGGCCCGGTTGATCTTCACGATCTCGATATTCCTCCTGGTCAGGAGCCGTGACGACTACGTTCTGGTGCCGCTGCTGAACTCGGCCGGCCTGGTGGTCGCGGCGGTGCTGGGTCTGTGGATAGCCGTGCGACACTTCCACGTATCGGCCATGATTCCACGGCTGTCGGTTCTTATCGGATACGTGCGGCAGAGTTTCCAGTTTTTCCTCTCGCGGGTGTCCGTGTCCATATACACGGTCTCCAACACGTTCGTCCTGGGGTTGTTTACGAGCACTCAGACGGTGGCGTATTACGCCGCCGCCGCGCAGTTGTACAAGGCGGTGCAGAACCTGTTCCTGCCCCTGAGCACTGCCCTGTATCCGTTTATATCCAAGGAGCGCAATGTGCGCCTGTACCGGAAGATCTTCGGTGTCGCGCTCGGCGCGGTGGTGTGTATCAGCGTCCTGGCGTTTTCGTTCAGCGGACCCATAACCGGGTTCATATTCGGAAGCGGTTTCGAAGAGACGTCGGGACTGCTGAAGCTGTTCTCGCTGCTGATAATTATCGTGGTGGCCTCGATTCTGATCGGGTACCCGTTTCTGGCGGCACTGGGGCATGCGCGGTACGCGAATTTCAGCGTGGTCGTCGGTTCGATCGTGCACCTGCTTCTCCTGGCGGCGATCATCCCAGTGATCAACGCCTACCTGGTGGTGGTGGTCACTATCGTCACGGAATCTATCGTCCTGGCCGTGCGAGTATACGGCGTGAGAAAACAAAGGCTGTGGAATCTGGCATGAGAGCGGTTATTCTGGCTGCGGGTAAAGGGTCGAGGTTCAGGTCGGGCGTTCCCAAGGTGCTGCTCGAGCTGCCCGACGGTGAGAACATTCTCTCGCGCCAGGTGCGCCTGCTGCGAGCCGCCGGACTCAGCGATATCGTCGTGGTGGTCGGTTACCGGAAGGAACTGATCGAAGCGCACGTGGCCGACGTCGAGTTTGTGGAGAACGCCGACTATGCGACCACCAACACGGCGCGCAGCCTGCTGCTGGCGGTGGAGGGTGCGGACGACGACGTCCTGTGGGCGAACGGCGATCTTGTTTACGATGAAGAAGTGATCCTGAACGCAGTGGCCGCGACGGGAAACGGCGTCGTGGTGAACCGGGCCGTGTGCGGACATGAAGAGGTGAAGTACAGATTAAACGGTCAGGGTAACATTACCGCTATCGCCAAGGACGTCGAGAATTCCGCCGGCGAGGCGCTCGGGATCAACGTCGTAAAGAACGAATCGCTCGGCAGTCTTGCTGAAGCGTTGCGCGCGTGCGGGGATATGGATTATTTTGAGAGAGCGATGGAGATGATGATAGAGCGCGGAGCCGAGTTCAAACCGCTGGACGTTTCCGCGTATCGGTGTATTGAAATCGACTTTGAGCAGGACTGGCAAAAAGCGCTGGAGTTGTTTGCCCGGTAACGGGGTGCCCGGGCGAACAGCGGCGGCGAGCGCGCCCCGTTTCCCGGGCACGATATCGGCGGTTGGAGCCGGGTCGACCGCAACTGCTCTCCTGATGACAGTACCCGGGCCGAGATCGGTACGCCGGATTGGAGGGGGTCAAAGGTGAAGGATACCTCGGCAAAACGGCGGCACCTGCGCACCGCGGTAGTCCTTGCGCTCTGGTCACCCCTTTACCTGCTTGCGAAGCTGGTTCCCAAAGACAAGCGTCTGTGCATTTTCGGTTCGTCGCTGGGTCAGCATTTTGCGGACAACTCGAAGTATCTCTACCTGTACATGAGCAGGCATCTTGACAACGTCAGGTCGGTATTCGTATCGCACAGGAGGGATGTAGTGCGGTTCCTTCGTGACAACGGCCTGACAGCCGAATACCTGTGGTCGCCGCGAGGCATATGGACGGTCCTCAGAGCGCACAGAGCCTTCGTGAGCCATTCCACCGAGGACATCCATCCGGCCCTGCTGGGCGGGGCGGAGGTTATCCAGTTGTGGCACGGGACCCCCTTGCGCAAGATCAGCTATGACAGCAAATGGGTCGATGCCTCCGGACTGAAGTCGCGGCTGCGCAGGTACCTGCTGAAAATCGTGTATGCGCTGTCTCCGTATGCCTATGGAAGCGTCACGTTCAACACGATTGTCATATCGTCGGAGACGGTACGGCCGAGCTACCGCAGTGCGTTCAGAATCAGGGATGACCGCATGCTGCTGTCGGGCCAACCGCGCAACGACTGCCTGGATCCGGAGTATCCGCTGGACGAGAAGCTGTTTCCGGAACTGCCGTATCTGCAACGGCTCAGCACGAAGGCCGAGTTGATTGTCTCCTGGCTCCCGACGCAACGCGCAAACGCACGGTTCAGCATGGTCAATCTGCTCTTCGACTACGGGTTCGATCCGGGTGCGCACGGCCGGTTCCTCGCCGAGCACGGAATGCACCTGGTGATAAAACCGCACTTCCGCGTCGCCCGGGAGTTCGGCGAGCGCCTGAGTGATTGTGCCAACGTAACGGTCTACGATTACGCTGATCCGTATCCGTTGTTGAGAGTAACGGACGTACTCGTCACCGATTACTCGAGCGTATACTTCGACTACCTGTTGCTGGACAGGCCGATCATTTTCGCGCCTTTTGACTGCCGTGATTACGTGAAGCTCAGCGCTTCGTTTTATTATCCCTATAACGATGTTACGCCCGGACCCAAATGCCGCGACTGGCCAGAGGTTATGAGGGAACTGGGCGATGTTGCGGCACGAAGGGCGCAGGGAGAGGCGGACCCGTTCCGGCAGGGGCGGATTGCGGTCCGCGACATGTTCAACCGTCACCGGCGTGATTTCTCGCGCCGCATCGTGGAGCAGTTGTTTGGAGAATCACCGTCCGGTGAGTAGGGCCGCCGTATGAAGCGTCACGCGGCCGCACAGGCCGCGTTGAAGGAGTTGACCGTGCGTTCCGGGGCCGTGGAGTGACAGAAGTGAAGAGAATCCTCATGCTGACATACGAGTTTCCGCCCATTCGCGGAGGCATCGGCAGGTATGCCGCCCGCCTGGCCCGTGCGGCCGTGGAAATCGGCCATGACGTTACGGTTGTTGCCCCGCAGCCGGCGGAGGATCTTGCAGCGCAGGATCGGCACACGTACCCGTTTGGGGTCATTCGGTACCCGGGTCGTGTTTACACGGTGATACATCTGTTAAGCCTGCTGCGGCGAACGAGGCGATGGAGCCTGACGACCGGGCACGACCTCATCCACGCCGTTGACTGGCCGCACATAATGGCCCTGGCCTTCATCAACAGGTTTCGGCGTATTCCCTTTGCGGCCACCGTGTACGGGACGGAGATCCTGAGCGTACCACACTCGCGCCAGGCCAGATTGCTTGCGGTGCGTAACCTTCTCGAGAAGCCCGACCGCGTATTTGCCATCAGCTCGTTTGTCAGATCGCTTCTGTGCGAGCGCTATCCGGGCATAGCCGCCGAGAGCGTGGCTGTTACTCCACTGGGCGTGAGCGAGGACATGTTCGAACCGCCCGCCTGTCAGGATGACATCCGCAAGATCTACTCGATTCCCGAGGACCACCGTATACTGTTGACGGTGGCTCGTCTGGACGAGCGGAAAGGACACCGTACGATTTTTGGGGCGCTCGCCCGACTGCCGGAAGGGCTGAAGCGTGGTATCACTTACCTGGTGGTAGGCACGGGTGAAAACCACCGGTACGAGACAGAACTGAATCAGCTTGCGGCCGGTTGCGGCGTACACGTCGTGTTTACCGGCTCCGTATCGGACGAGCGGTTGCGCTCACTCTATGCCCAATCAGCCGTCTTCTGCATGCCCGGTGAGCGGCACCCCACCAGGATTGAAGGTTTTGGCCTGGCTTATCTGGAAGCTGCGGCTCACGGGCTGCCATCGGTGGCCAGCCGTATCGGGGGCGTTCCGGAGGTGGTGTTGCACGATGAGACCGGCCTTCTGGTAGAGCCGGGAGACCAGCCGGCGGTGGCGGACGCACTGGCTCGACTCTTCACCAACGATCAGCTTTGCCGGACACTGGGCCGCAAGGCGCGGGAGTACGCCGGAACATTCACCTGGACGCGGTGTGCCGAAAAAACGTACGGTCGGTAACAGGGCATGAAAATCCTGCTTGTCAACTCGCTGTATCATCCCAACGTCGTCGGCGGCGCTGAACGCTCGGTTCAGATCCTGGCCGAGGGCCTTCGCGAAAGGGAGGTCGAACCGGTGGTCGTGTCCACGGCGGCCGAGACGACTCAGGGCGCGGTCAACGGCGTCAGAGTGTATTACCTCAAAGTCCCGAACCTGTACTGGATGCGCACGGCCAAGGAACAACCGGGCTACAAGAAGCCGTTCTGGCACCTAATCGATTCATACAATCCACTTGCCGTGTCAGTCCTCGGCGAGGTATTTGACCGCGAAGAACCGCAGGTGGTTCATACCAATAACCTTGCGGGCATTTCAGCAGCCGCCTGGAAGGAGGCCGGCCGTAGAAATATTCCCATCGTGCACACGATACGGGATCACTACCTACTGTGTCCTCGCGGTCTGATGTACAAGCACGGCCGGATCTGCCG harbors:
- a CDS encoding CDP-glycerol glycerophosphotransferase family protein, with translation MKDTSAKRRHLRTAVVLALWSPLYLLAKLVPKDKRLCIFGSSLGQHFADNSKYLYLYMSRHLDNVRSVFVSHRRDVVRFLRDNGLTAEYLWSPRGIWTVLRAHRAFVSHSTEDIHPALLGGAEVIQLWHGTPLRKISYDSKWVDASGLKSRLRRYLLKIVYALSPYAYGSVTFNTIVISSETVRPSYRSAFRIRDDRMLLSGQPRNDCLDPEYPLDEKLFPELPYLQRLSTKAELIVSWLPTQRANARFSMVNLLFDYGFDPGAHGRFLAEHGMHLVIKPHFRVAREFGERLSDCANVTVYDYADPYPLLRVTDVLVTDYSSVYFDYLLLDRPIIFAPFDCRDYVKLSASFYYPYNDVTPGPKCRDWPEVMRELGDVAARRAQGEADPFRQGRIAVRDMFNRHRRDFSRRIVEQLFGESPSGE
- a CDS encoding glycosyltransferase family 4 protein; protein product: MKRILMLTYEFPPIRGGIGRYAARLARAAVEIGHDVTVVAPQPAEDLAAQDRHTYPFGVIRYPGRVYTVIHLLSLLRRTRRWSLTTGHDLIHAVDWPHIMALAFINRFRRIPFAATVYGTEILSVPHSRQARLLAVRNLLEKPDRVFAISSFVRSLLCERYPGIAAESVAVTPLGVSEDMFEPPACQDDIRKIYSIPEDHRILLTVARLDERKGHRTIFGALARLPEGLKRGITYLVVGTGENHRYETELNQLAAGCGVHVVFTGSVSDERLRSLYAQSAVFCMPGERHPTRIEGFGLAYLEAAAHGLPSVASRIGGVPEVVLHDETGLLVEPGDQPAVADALARLFTNDQLCRTLGRKAREYAGTFTWTRCAEKTYGR